The stretch of DNA CTTGAGGGGGACAGGTCCAGGCAAATCGAGGCCGCCCCACTTGCCACGGTTGAATGTGCGTCAGCCGCAGCGCGTACTGTCTAAGATAATGCGCCTCGGCCGGCTGCAGGCGTACGACAAAGTCTGGAAAGGCGGCCGTAGAAGGGACGGTTCCGTTCGGCGGCGGGAGTGCCCGGCATGATCACGACCGCTCAGCTTGCTTCACGGGCACTAGGCGAATACCTCGCCGCCGAGCTCCAGAGCACGTTCGGTACCAGCCAAGCGCCTTTGGCCGAGAGGGTCGGCGCCGCTGCCCGCCTTGCCCTTGAATGCTTGGGGAACTCTGACGCGCTTTACCACGATTTAGAACACACCCTGCTTGTGACGCAGGTCGGCCTCGACATTTTGCGCGGCAAAACTCTACTTGAGTTCACTTCGCCCGAGGACTGGGCACACCTGCTGGCCGCCTGCCTCTTTCATGACATCGGATACGTCCGAGGCGTTCTGAGAGGCGATTGCCCTGTGAAGGGATATATCGTCGACGATGCGGGCCACCGCATCGTGCTGCCGCGTGGCGCCTCAGACGCGGCGCTGACCGCCTACCACGTCGACCGATCCAAATTGTTTGTCGCCGCGCGATTTGGCCAATCGGAAATCCTGGACGCGAACCGCGTCATGCGCGCCATCGAGCAAACTCGCTTTCCGGCCAAGCCCAGCGCTCTAGACAGCCATTTGGACGATGAGGCCTGCCTGGTCCGGGCGGCGGATCTGATCGGGCAGATGGGTGACCTACTCTACCTCCGTAAAGTCAATGCGCTCTTTCACGAGTTCGAGGAGGCCGGGACCAACGCCACCCTGGGCTACACATCGCCTGCCGATCTGGTCGAACGATACCCGGAGTTCTTTTGGCAAAGCGTATCTTCGCATCTGGAGAGCGCGCTAAAGTACTTGGAGGTGACGGTGAGCGGGCGCCAATGGATCGCCGGCCTGCAGTCCAATGTATTTCGGGCGGAACGCACAGCCGCGTTCGGACGGTCTCACGGGCTTGAGAACTGGTAGGAGCGGATAGCGCCTCAAGACGGGCACTTGGCCGCAACCCACACCTCGGGTGCCACGCCCTGCTTCTTCAGCAGCTTACATGTCTGCTTCTGGGCGCCTCGTCTCTCTTGTTTTGCCGTGAGCATAGACCGCCTCAAGCTTAGCAATGCCAGCCGTCTCAGAGCTCGGGGTGATGAGAGCCCCACAGCTGCGAGGTAGCGCAGTGCTAGCGCAGCACCCTGGCGTCCCCTGCCCTATCAATGGCTTAGCCGTGCTCGCGTTCAAATCATAATCCTTGTGTCGGGGGTTCAAATCCCTCCCTCGCTACCAACAATCTCAATGACTTAGTCCCGAAGCCCTGGCCTCCACGCCGGGGCTTTCTCGTTCTCGGACGGCCCGCGCGAGGCTTGCATTTAAGCCGGCCCAAGCATGTACATCGGCACCCGGAAGCCGCCCTCGTGCTGACCTAAACGGTCGGGCCAGGGTCTCGGTAACCATCCGCCGAATCCATCCGCGATGGCGATTCGGCAAGATGCGATCTTGCCGATTCAACCGGCCGCCCAGGCTTAGAAGAGCACCATGAAACGCATACGCACCCCCCACCAGAGACCGCTACCCCCGGGGGCGTGACGCTGCGCGCAGCCCCTTGGACAGGAGGCTTCCTTCATGAAGAACCGGATTTTCACTCCCTCCGGCCCGGTGCTGTTCAACGCCGACGATCACCTCAACCATGGCGGCGGCATCAGGATGTGCCGTCGCCCGTTCGCCTCCGTCGAGGAGATGAACGCCTTCCTGATCGAGGCGTGGAACGCGACAGTCCGCCCTAAGGAAACGGTGTTCCGTCTCGGGGATTTCGCCATGGGGGCGAGCCCGGAGCAGTGCGCCGAATTTTTCGGGCGCTGCGGGGCCAAAAGCACTTGCTGATTGGGAACCACGACAAGGCGCGGGTGACCTCACGGGGTTGGGAATCCGCGTCCGAGCGGGCCACGGTCGACACCGGCGGCCACAGGCTGGTGCTGGACCACAAACCGGGTCAACTCCAGGCCAACGCTGCACCAACTTTGAACTCGGACCACCTCGTGGATGCGGGTCACTCGGCCAGCACTTGCTATCGCCTGCAGATCAAGGTCAGCGATGCCTCCATCCCCGGGCAGGACGTCGACATCGATGGCGGTGTGTCGGCAGGTGGCGCGGTTCAGGCCATGATCACCAGCCGCACCGACAAGGTGCCGATCGCCGGTAGCCTGACCGCGAAAGGGAGCGACAGCAGCACAGGGCGCCCGTGTGGTGGCATAATCGAGTGCAGCGGTAACTGGGGTGCCAAGCGAGCAGGCTGAGGCGCCCCACCAGATCCAATCACCGGGATGGCTGCCCTACGTCGCGGCGTCGTGTTTCGCAGCCGGCTCCAAATCTTCACAGGAGGGAATGTAGGCGCACCACCCGCATATGCCCCTGTCAGCCGCCTTTGAAGAATTCCACTGCGAACAGGTCGGGCAGACCTTCACCACGACGCGGGTGCCGTGCACGAACGCCAGGCCGCGGCCACCGAAGGTAGCCGGGCCTTGTGGAAAGTTTTTCAACATAGGTAACCCCTGCGGACTATCGCAGGTTGATGTCAATGGGCGAGCGTTCTCAGTCTAGTTTTGGACAAACCATTCCGCCGCCCGATCTGATCACGGGCTGACGGGAGCGGTCGCCGATCTCGACGGCATGCAGGCTTTCTCGGGGACAGTCGAAAGCATCGCCGACCACGACAGCTGTTCAGGATCGGTGTGGTGCTTCCTCTGTCGTCACATGAAACCCAACGAGATTATTCGCCCCAAAGGTGAGCGTCAGCGGTACATCCGCGGCATCACGACCATAAGAGATGAGGATCCGGCCGATCCGCGAGCTGTTGTTGCGGGGGTCGAAGGTGTGCCAGCGACCGCCAAGATACACTTCCATCCAGGCCGCGAAATCGCCGGGCGCATGCGGTAAAGGCAGGCCAATATCGCTGACATAGCCATTGCAGTAGCGGGTCGGGATGTTGAGGCAGCGGCAGAACGTGATCGCCAGATGCGCATAGTCACGGCAAACGCCATGCTGCTCTTCGAAGACATCGAAGGCTGTCCGGGTTGGACGGGCATGCTCATACCCGAAGGTGATCCGCTCGTGGACGTAGTCGCAGATCGCCTGCACCCGGCCCCAGCCGGGCGGGAAATGGCCAAACAGATCCCAGGCGATGGACGAGAGGCGATCGGTCTCGCAATAGCGGCTACCGAGGAGAAACAGCACAGTGTCGGAAGGCAGTTTCTCGACCGCGATCTCTTGGGCGTCCGCCTCCTGCAAATCACCTCTGCCGTGATCCCGTACGATCGTATCGGTTTTCAGCGTGAAGCGCCCTGCCGGAGCAACCATGCGGTTGCACCAATTTCCGAAGCTGTCGCGATAGCCGTCCAGCGGAACCGCCGGACTCGTGATCAGGTAATCGGGCCGTTCGAGATCGGAGAAGCGCGATGCGTGGACGTTGAGCGTTGCGATGACGGGGGTGGGCTGGAGGAACTCATAGGTCATCTCGCAGCCGACAAGAATGCGCATGGGCTCAGTCCTAAAGAGAGGCATCGAGATCGACGTTGGCCCCGCAAGCTTTGGGCCGCATCACGATGGAGTGCCGGCAGTGCGCAACGGCTGCATCAGGGCGTTCAGGTGCGTGATGGTGCCCGCCGGCTCGCCAGGGTTGCCCTGCACTCGCGCCGCGACACTCAGTGGCACGTTGGCGCGCTTAGCCAGTTCCACAGGTGACCAATGGATGGAGATCCGTGCTGCGAGACGCTGCCGGCCCGTGACCATCCTCATCCGCTCCGATGGCCAAGCGGTAGCAGCGTCGGCCTCTGTCTCATGCTCATGAACGCAACGGCGGTGCTACTTGCTCCCGGCGCTCGGTCCGACCACGCTCTGCAGCTGACTTTTCCCAACCGCCTCACGCGGTAAAAACCAGCAGGAGTGCGCCGAGGCTACCCAACGCGCCGGTGCTGATCCCGCCGACGAGGGCGATATCCCAACTGGCGACATGCTTTGTTATGGGGGCGAACCGGAGGGCGGTGAACGTCACGGCAACACCGGCCAAGGCGATGGCCAGCGCAACGATCATCAGGAGCGTCATGGGGTCAGTCCTCATCCGCCTGCGCCGGGACTGACCATCGCGCGGACTAGTGGAACGCGTGAGGCGGACGAAATATCCGCCCGCGACAAGATCACAAATCAGACGACATCATTTCCGACAGTTAGGCGGACCGCCGGTCGCGGTAGGACTCGACGAAGCTTGGGACGGGAATTCCATGACGTCCCCCCTTCGGCTTGGTCCGGCCTGAATGCGAGTTTTCCGGTTTTGTGAGATCCTGACGGGAGAAGCAAACCGTGAAGAAACAGCGCATTCCGCAACATTCGATGACATCTAAATGGTCCGGTCGGATAGATCACTTGACGCCGTGCTGCTGCCCCGCGACCGGCTGACCTGTGGGCACCGGAAGCGGTCCCGACGAACGACGTTCGATTAGCTCGATCGGCATCTCTGTCCGACGCGCGCGCGCTTCCCCGCGTAGGCGGGCTAGAAGATGCTCGGCCACCTCCCGTCCAAGCTCCGCGGTCGGAAGGTGGATCGTCGTCAGGGACGGCGCGATGTGGCTCGCGATCTCAAGATTGTCGATCCCGACGACCGACAGATCGCGGGGAACGTCCAAGCCGCGTTGTTCGGCCTCGAGAAGCACGCCGACGGCAAGGAGGTCATTGCCGCACACCACGGCCGTCGGCGGCTCAGCCAGCCCCAAGAGTTGCAGGAGGCCGGCCCGGCCGCCGGCGAGAGTGAAGGGCTGCTGCGATACCCTGGCGTTCGAGAGATCAAGCCCCTCCGCCGCGAGGGCCCGCCGCACGCCGTCGATGCGAAGGCGCGCACGGTCGTTGGCCTGGGTGAAGCCTGAGACCATGCCGAAGCGGCGGTGACCTTTGGCGAGCAGGTGCCGGGCCGCGAGATAGCCCGCCTCCGCGTTGTCGAAGCCGATCGAGTCGAGCCGGTCATCGAAGGACCACGTCAGCACCACCGGGATCGGGGCCTCGGTGACGAGAGCCCAGGTCTCGGGCAGGTGGTCCGCGCCAACCAGCATCAAAGCGTCGACCCCGCGACCGAGCATAGACCGGACGAGGGCCGCCTCCTCCGCAGCCGCATATTCGTGCGCCGCGATCAGGAGCTGATAGCCGTTACGGCCCAGGGTTGTCTGCAGCGCCTGGACCGCGCGGGCGAAGATCGAGTGATCGAGCGTCGGGATGATGGCGCCGATCGTGTGCGTCCGCCCGGATGCCAGGGCCTGGGCCGGGCCGCCGGGCAGGTAGCCGAGGGATTCCGCCGCCGCGCGTACCCGGCGGATCGTGTCCGGGTGGACGATCGCGGCGCCGGCCATCGCACGCGAGGCTGTCGCCGGCGAAACGCCCGCCCGCTGGGCAACCGCCTGCAATGTCGCGCGCTGCTGACGTTTCACGGCAAGTCACTCTGGACCGGATCCCGACCGGCGCAGTGATGAATGCGCATTCACGAAAACGCAACCGCCGCACCGGATCGCCGTCCGAAAAGGGCGCCGCGGGACGGGGGCAATGGTGAAAGAGGACCCACGGTTGACAAGGCCGC from Methylobacterium sp. PvR107 encodes:
- a CDS encoding HD domain-containing protein gives rise to the protein MITTAQLASRALGEYLAAELQSTFGTSQAPLAERVGAAARLALECLGNSDALYHDLEHTLLVTQVGLDILRGKTLLEFTSPEDWAHLLAACLFHDIGYVRGVLRGDCPVKGYIVDDAGHRIVLPRGASDAALTAYHVDRSKLFVAARFGQSEILDANRVMRAIEQTRFPAKPSALDSHLDDEACLVRAADLIGQMGDLLYLRKVNALFHEFEEAGTNATLGYTSPADLVERYPEFFWQSVSSHLESALKYLEVTVSGRQWIAGLQSNVFRAERTAAFGRSHGLENW
- a CDS encoding transglutaminase-like domain-containing protein — translated: MRILVGCEMTYEFLQPTPVIATLNVHASRFSDLERPDYLITSPAVPLDGYRDSFGNWCNRMVAPAGRFTLKTDTIVRDHGRGDLQEADAQEIAVEKLPSDTVLFLLGSRYCETDRLSSIAWDLFGHFPPGWGRVQAICDYVHERITFGYEHARPTRTAFDVFEEQHGVCRDYAHLAITFCRCLNIPTRYCNGYVSDIGLPLPHAPGDFAAWMEVYLGGRWHTFDPRNNSSRIGRILISYGRDAADVPLTLTFGANNLVGFHVTTEEAPHRS
- a CDS encoding substrate-binding domain-containing protein; the protein is MKRQQRATLQAVAQRAGVSPATASRAMAGAAIVHPDTIRRVRAAAESLGYLPGGPAQALASGRTHTIGAIIPTLDHSIFARAVQALQTTLGRNGYQLLIAAHEYAAAEEAALVRSMLGRGVDALMLVGADHLPETWALVTEAPIPVVLTWSFDDRLDSIGFDNAEAGYLAARHLLAKGHRRFGMVSGFTQANDRARLRIDGVRRALAAEGLDLSNARVSQQPFTLAGGRAGLLQLLGLAEPPTAVVCGNDLLAVGVLLEAEQRGLDVPRDLSVVGIDNLEIASHIAPSLTTIHLPTAELGREVAEHLLARLRGEARARRTEMPIELIERRSSGPLPVPTGQPVAGQQHGVK